DNA sequence from the Hippoglossus stenolepis isolate QCI-W04-F060 chromosome 17, HSTE1.2, whole genome shotgun sequence genome:
GTCTCTTCAGGGGGAGTAGTTGTGTATGAGATTTTACTCTGTCAGAGGCTGGAAACCAGTTTACCCTTCTCAAGCACCCTCTCTGCTTGTGTGAGCCTCCTAGCTCTTGAAAGTTTATCGGTTAAGAAGCTGGGGTTTTGTGTGGCTTCATGTGCTTGGTCATCAAGTTCCCTTTAAGTCCTTTCTGCCTCAATTCCCCCCTTATGTTGTTGTGTGATTTCCTCCAGTTCCATTAATTTAAGTTTTTCCTCCAGCAGAGCAGACTGTAGTGGGTCCAGAGCTTTTCTTGAGGAAGCTCTACTCCTTGTTGATCCAGAGGAGGCATGGCTATGGTGTCCATTGGAGTGAGTATGGATGGATGATCTGTTTTCCTGTTCCTGTGCAGCTCCGCATGAAGGCAAATGTTGAACACCAACTGTAGTGACATAGTCTTTAAGATAGGCTCGGGGGCGCCTGTCTTGCTGCACCCTGCTTCTTCCTGATGGCATTGTTTTTGGCCTGGCTCCTTACTGGTTAGTCTGTGTAGCTGCTGTGTCAGCTTTGGGGTGAAAGTCAGGTTTGGACACACCAGGTTAGGTCAGGGTTATCCGGGCTCATATCATCAAGTCTTTAAAGTCTGGCTCAAAGGACCATTTGTTGGATGAGATTTTGCTGTTGTAGACTGTGATGATATGTACATCAAAAAGGGAAGGAGATTTCAATTccattttaaagcttttattttgtattcaggTGTTGGTGATTGAATCAGGTAATTGTGATCGTGctttaatattgtgaaaaaaacaaacaggtgtaCATCAGAATCTAGAttttgcaaagaaaagaaatcaataaacagcacaaaatcaaacatatttcaaaGTAATCACATTATCTTaatttcaaaatcaaaatattgaaattacGTTACTTAACGCACTTGGCCACAGAACAGAAGACTTCAACAAAGGTGCAGGTAAACGGTGAATGTCTGTGAGGCAGCAGACACAGGTGCTTTGAGCTACCTGATCAGTGATCAGCTCATAAATGTGGGCTACAAatcttgaaaaacacacattattgtttaaatgaagacaaaaagaaacagggTCATTTTTTACGtggtattttgttttatttttaataaatgttacagttaaagtaaagtaaagtactcaccactatgccgatggaggggtgggtgaagtgtttgagttgacaaaacactttaggagctttaggggtaaacagtgtttcagccaaggcgacctcttcttcaaacataacatgcctccatactgctcgtgtggtgtcatccacgtgtccgcaagccccaacattcatatttgactcaaaACGAGGGGGATATatgaggacatttaggcttaaaacacagtgtaaatgatgccgtttaGAGTCGAATATGAAGgttggggcttgcggacacttgcatgccaccacacaagcagtatggaggcatgttatgttttttctgttttattatgtctgaagaagaggtcacgattgacttcaattgtattggatttggctgcaacccTGTTTACCCATGAGattccagaagtgttttgtggactcaacacttcacccacccctccatcggcatagtagtgagtagataatgagtgaatttaaattttttggtgaactatccctttaaggtctAAGCAGGACCAGTGATGCATCAATCCCTTCAGGGTTCTGGAATGGTGCAAGTTCAATGTTTCAAATTTAAACTGTATTGACCTGGTTACATGTTAAGAGTTGCCTGCAATGGACGGTCCGCATTACTTATAATTCACAAACAGCATAACATTGCCCTCATACCACATGCACTGGTACTTTGTTAAATTTCTGTTGGATAGGATTCTTTCTATTCTTCCCAGTCTATCTACCTGCACCTGCACTCTCATCTATGTATGAGTTGGGATCTCAGAACCTGCACCAAAAGTtattgggttcttccctggcCCATCTCTGCACCAAGTTTGGTGCAAATCAGTTTGGTACTTTTTGTCTGATCTTGTTTATTATTAACAATGTGGTATTGCATCTGCATATTTGTGTGGTGCTGGTAAGAGTGCATGCAATATATACTTATGTTTCATTGAGGGAATGTTAGATGCAGGCTGCTTATGGTGACAGTTAATTGTATTTACAAGTATTAAATTAAAGCACTTGTACAAAGATGGAAGCATGGACAGCTGCAGAGATAGTTTACTCTGAATGCATGTCAGTTAAAGAAGAGCAGAGGTTTCTACGGTGTTTCCTCTATGATTTATTTCAGCAGTGGGGGCAATTTGTTTAAATGCATGTCTCAAACTCTACAGCAactcaaacaaaaaacacaaagtaaatgtcaaGTCCTGTATGGGTCCTAGTAATTTCTGatcagtgttggtgtttattgttataGTGTgaagtgagcacaggtcagcgGGAGAGTGGGaagggaggacatgcagcagggtaAATAGTCACGGTACAAGGATACAGGGCCTATAATGTctgccctgatcctgaagcagcggtggtaATAGTTTTGCAGAGCCAGCTCAATGGACGTAGCGGCAATCTGGGGTTTCTGTCACAACTTCACTTAATTCCAAGCTGcatggaaaaggaaaaactgtcTTAAGAGGTCAAAACTTCTACATTGATAATGTCATAAAAATTCAGCATCaatacacacaggaaactgTTGCTATTACAATAATGTATGTTAAGATTTTACTAAGTTTGTCTTGCTCCTTCAGGCAGTCAATTGGTTTTGGATCCCTCAGACATGCCCCCTGAGCAGTGCATCATGGGCCCTGGAACCCCCCAACAGCCTGAGATATCAGAACATTAAGCAGCCAGTGCTCTCCCACCCATTCCACAATGTCAGCCATCTTCAGAGAGAAGGTTACTATGAAGAGGACTTGGAGGAGTTgctcagcgtgtgtgtgctggtgcGACAGGGTGAGTCAGATGGTCTCCACACCCTGCTGGAAATCCCTCTGTTCAGTCACATTAAACTCGGAGAGCTCCTCGCTCTGGGGGCTCACAAATCGTCTGAGTTTTCCTTTCCCCTAACCATGGTGGATGGCAGCAGAGAGGATGATATCAGCATGGACAGCTTTAAGAAAGAAAGTGCTGATGCTATAACGAGAGAACAAGGCTGTTTCAGGAGCCTGTTTGAAGCAGAGAGGTGTCCAGCACCGTTCATTTGCGGCTCCCACTATTATTGTTTCCATTGTCCGGGCACAGAACCTGTGCCTTGCAGTGAGCTGAAATCTAAGAGGCTGGGTATTGGACTTGATGACAAGCCTGTGGAGCTACCTCTTCTGCATCCTACCACTCTGTGTAGCCatacagagagagcagagggtgGATATACTAAAGGAGacactgaagaagaggagaagttGGCTGTGATGTATGAAAGACTGGGTATAGAGGTAAGAATGCACACCGTTTGGATAACATCTTGTCTACAAAGTGGGTATACTGTGAGTACATATATTCTAAATCCAATCGGCCAACCCTATATAGCAAAAGTTAAATGCTACACATGGTCTCTGTATTAATTAAACCTAAAATCTGTCTGTTCTGTCAGACATCTTATGCTTTGTATGTACAGGGTAGTTAAACTACCTGACACTTGGGCTGGGAGTGATATGGCCTAAAACAAATAATGCGATATTTTTTGCgatacacaatatatatctcgatattttgaaatctcctctaaatcactgtacaaatgttaaatccataaaagtccacaggaagtTGCTCAGCTAGCTGACGTTAGCATTTCCAATGGTCCCTTAATGCACCTCGTCAGAATCGATCAGCAGACATTTatgcttaaaacacagtgtaaatgaccttgtttcgatTCGAACATAAATGTCGGAGCCTTCTCATTGAGTGTGGGTCATAGAGAAAActctctgttttcattgtttgtttctactgttcttcaacaaagtcactgaccggctgtTTCACGTGAACTTcctctcagctgtgtgtgtgtgtgtgtgtgtgtgcgtgtgtgtgtgcgtgtgcggcGTGCGCGCGCCAACTCGCTTCGAGCACACACAAGCGTCCACTCGCTGGAGTGAACACCATTCacgttcatcatttgtaaactgattcgTTCGGTTCAGCGTTACACAAGAATATGAACAAACTGTCAATAACCGTCTCTGAACTCTTGTCAACTCGCTGGGACTCTTTATTTTTGCTCTCTCATGCGCTCTGAGTCTCCTCCCGCCTCTCCTGATACAAAAATCCACATGCGCGCAGGAGAGATTTCTGGAAGGGCGGTGGGAGTGAGcagtctgctgtgagaggggcatgagaagagagtgagagaagcgAATCTCAAAGAGAATTTCATGCTGAGGGCTTAAAACATTCACGTGAAAATGTATACTTGATGGTCGCGATAGTCATTTTATACATCGCACGTGGTACAAGCTGTAATGCATCAAGTATATTCGATATATCGCCCACCCCTACCTGACACTGCTGATTTGACGTGGATAACTCCTCAACACCCAAACAAGTGCACATAACAAGGATATGaagttatttttgtaatgtAATACAGCTGTCATTGTTTTGAAGAAGTTTTACTTAACTGATCTAGCATCAAGACCCACATTTTTCAGCCATTAAATCAAGTTCCAAATTTTGAACTGCTAGAATTTATTCAACAAAAAATACTGTAGTAAAACACAATGCCTTCATGAACTGTAAAAAATACCaaaagttttataaatgtgcaaCTAGGGCTAAAAAcctaatgaaataaaaaggcaGGCTAATCTTAAGTTAAAGGCATATACTGTATGccttttttaaacaagtttaaaaTAGTGATGCTATCAATATTAAGAATCTAAATTTAATTGTAGCAGAGATTAGTCTATCATACTGAACAGCATTATACAATGAAGAATATTCACTTTACTTGAACACTTCATCATATGGCTAATAAAACAGACCAAGTTTTGGGGAACTAATGGGATAACTggtaattagggcccgagcaccgatgTGCAAAGGCCCTATTGCTTTTCGTTTGATTGTTCAGGCAAATGAAACGCATATTTTACGGCTTGAATATAATGGAAAACTCACAAAACTTTGCATGCTCGTCAGGCCGGGTggaaatttacgtattctggagtagATGGAAATAGTTGTGGCAATATTGCTCAACATCGCCCCCTGAAACGCAGCAATTCCGTCTAGTTTAACCAATCTTAACAAAATTCGGTacacacgtgtatcatgacCGGACAGAAAAAAAGTTCCTGCCACCAATTTGATTAATGCAATAGGAAGTCAGCCATttaggatttagtggccattttggccatattttggccattttacatgttgtgtattttaacaaactcctcttggagctttcatcagatcaacttcaaaatcAGTGAGTGTCATCTTAATAAGATGTAGATTAAAACTACCTTGATTTTTGAGTTTTCGTCACACAGTGTGACGCATcttggacatacatggtccaattgaCTCCAAacccggcctgatgacatctccaaagaaatcatgacttaaaatcacagcgccccctggtggcaacaggaaaggTCTTGTTCTTTGCACGTCTTACACTTTAATTATTCCTCCTTGTCCATTGACCACAATCATGTCAAACTTTATCAGAAAGGcctcaagacattgatgatgaaGTCATATGGAAACTGTGAGTTTTCCTTGAACGCCATGTTAGTGGCGTGGTGTCAAATTTCAACAAgtcgccgtgacacacgaatTCGCTTTAACTTCTGTGTACATTGTTTAATCAAGATCTATTAGTCTATATGTAGTGACAGTGATAGTGCCCCATGTCCAATCTGTGCCAAAATATTCACCTATGATCAGAATCCCGgactgaacagctccatgtgtcaaaAATATgtcagggtcatagcgccacctactgaaTCCCCATGAAACAGTAAGTTtttgtatctcggacatacacGGTCCAATCTACTCCACACTtctgatgacatctacacagaaatcctGATTTCTAGTCACagtggtggcaacaggaaacacCAATATTGACTTGAACTCACGATGCCACCTACTGGAAAGtcagttttaaattttttttattttgttgagtaTTCTGTAGTGTCCAATCATCCccaaaatgtatgttttgtaaCACTCGTAACAAGACACTTATACACCAATTTTGTCTTAACTTCACAGCACCATTTACTGGCACTGCATgctttctcctgctgtgttgttaaCAAAAGGAGTGTCCCTCAATTAATAGTTTTGGTAGTTAATTCAACAATCACATTCATTTGCCGGATATAATTGTACCACGGGCCGTATGTCTGCTCTAATCCTATGTTCTTTGTCTGTCTTCCCTAATGTCcatttctccttccctctcttgctagctctctctgtcttcatggTGATGAGGTCGTATACCTTGGGTCCCACTTGGTGGTGCCTGGGGTTGTTCAACGTCAACCTGaatccatatatatatagacttatagtttttgaataatcTCACATTGTTGGAGGGCTTTGCTAGAGTGTAGCTTTctcttttccagtgtttttaGCCAGGAAAGATTACTTTAATGTCTTAGATGTTGTGATTAGAGCATGTTTTTAGAAGGCGAAGAGGTATTGAGGATGACCACTGAGCAGATCACATGGTCTATTCCATTTGGAGACCTTTCATTCTTAGACAAAACATGATACTCAGACGCTGTGGTAAGGTCCTTTTGATGATGccttctgttttaaaacacttaaaggAAAACTCATTTTAACTACATTATCCCCTACTTGCACAAATGCAACTTTCCTTGAACATTCCTTCAGATGCATATTTGTTGACCTGTATACAGCCTCCTGAGCACACACAtctctgtgtgtaaatacacactCCCTAgatttttcattcatcttttgcACTAACATTTCCCACCTTGGTAGCTCCCCTTTGGGCATTTCCCAACAAGATTCCCAACTCTCTTTCCCCTTTAGAAATATACGAAATGATGTACACAAGCATACGTGTCACAAACAAATTGGAGGTCAATATTAGCATTCCATAATTTTAACAGTGCTTTGCTGTACTGATTTGTCCAAATCGCATTAACCTGCCTTTTCAAACCCACCTCTCTTTTCCTACCACAACGATTATATGCAGCTTGAAAAAGTATTTGATTTATACCTAAACGCTCAAACACCTGTTCTACTGTTACATTATCAGCTTTCCCATCAAAAATATCCTCCTTAACCTCAGCTAGGATTTTCACTGCGATCTCCTTTTTCATCATATCAGATTTCCCCTGATTCTTGCATGCACAAGGGTTACCATCTACCTGACATGTACAAGTCTTTTTTCCATCATCTGCACCAACGCTACGGgatataaatgtttttgcagATGGCACCCTAGGAAAACTGAAACAACACATATAACACGATTTGGAATGTCACTTTAAATCAATCCAATTTTTTTGTATAGCCCATACTcacgaatcacaatttgtctcatagggctttaacaatgtgtgacatcctctgcccttaaccctcaacaagagtaaggaaaaactacaacaaaaaaaacttaaaacaggataaaaacaacgtagaaacctcagagagccacatgtgagggatcccaggacggacagatgtGTTAGCACAGATGTAGCAATCTCTAACAATGTCTAATCCTGTGACGGTAATTCACACATCACAtatgttatggaagttttctgaaAGCAGGTGATAGGAGAACTCAGGAAGAAGCTGTtttcttatgcagaaggttttaatgtagacttgatgcatcaagtaaaccagaaggtgaaacgatATACAAACgtcaacagagtaacatgagcaattgtcacccccaagtctgaagatgtcttccacagcatccccatatatctccctctacatgcgtcacccattccaacaggGAAgggctagaattgctgtcactctgtTACATGTAGGagttcgcatcctattggatagttaagcctaaagttagcattcctaaatcacattgtgtccttacttCTTGCCACCGATAAAATACGCAAAAAAGTTGAATTAGGTGAttgttgaagttggtgcctctctgtctggcgcATCTGAATTAGTTACGAAAGACCCTTAGCGTAGATGTTACTATGCCAAAAGGccaacactgttttttttttaatacaatatttttataCAATTTGACTGTATATCAAAACGTAtacaacaatgaaacaaaacaaaacaaagacagtcacaggttcacacacacccatacacacacaaggGGCAGGATCAATAATTCCATGTTACCCGTATAACATTTCCTTTTCAGACAGTGATGCATGTTTTGTTTGCCAGGAAGGCCATAAATGAGtcccaaatacaaacaaattctTCCTGTTTACCTTTAACCATATATGTCAACCTCTCCAGCCCAAGACCTGTCATCAGCTCCCTTTTCCACATTTCAAGTGATGGTGGTTCTACATTTTTAAGCAATCATTCTCCTTGCATGGAAAAGTCTTCGTCTGTTTCATTGTTCTGTTAAAGTTcctcatctgtgtttttgttgatgacATGGGCATCCTCTATCCAAAACAAGCTATGAACATGTGGTGAGCATTgcctcaccacacacacaccacacacagaagagagagagagagagagaagaagagagaagagagagagagagagagagagagagagagagagagagagagagagagagagagagagagagagagagagagagactctgaaCAACGCGAGAGTCCCAAGACTTTGCAGAACGCAcagatatcttttttttttttttttactggtgagAGTTAATAATTGTGACCGTGGGAGTGACTTCAGGGCTCCTTCCAGAAATTTTCTCTCAAAATTAACATTGGagtcaatggagaaaaaaatcagACCACCTTCGGCTTTAGACCTCATAGAGCCAAAAGCTGAAGAGAAAAATATCGCCCACTATCATCTAGCATAGGTCACCTATAGTCGGACCGTGTTTACGGTAGTAAATCCTGGCAGCACACGGTAGAGTTTACTTCTCTCAttgaacaagagaaagtgggaacaaagCTGTTTAGTCGTTAatgtttgttgagattgtttatatgtgtaatgtagtatatatatatatatatatatatatttatatatatatatatatatatatataaatatatatatataaatatatatatatatatatatatatatatatatatatatatatatatatatatatatatatatatatatatatatataaataaaggaaaaggggaaaccaaaaccaaatctgtttattgattttttttttttaaattaagcactttattttaagataagtttttcaaaagctcttttattgatttatttattcattaattaaatgtattattgaaTTTACACTGTTTTGATATTCCCCTCCAGAAAGTGACTTGGATTTTACTTGGACAGCTAAATGTAGATTGatatattactttatttaattgGAACAAGCTCTTGCACTAAGATTTTGTATGGGACTGTTAAAGGCTGATTGGCAGTTCAGATTGGgctattttttgttgtggaataatgccttgcagtgcataatttgttttgttttgtcagatttgtttgtatttaatggAAAGTTGACTTACgtataaataagtaaatgtataaatacggaaataaatgaacaaataaataaatacagaaatacatgaataaatgtgacttaaaattatttccacatttatttatttctgtatttctgtgtccataATCTGTTCCTAGCGACGTTCACGTTAATTTTTT
Encoded proteins:
- the c17h6orf136 gene encoding uncharacterized protein C6orf136 homolog isoform X1, with the translated sequence MAVSRGVVAFWMGCVGSHGRRQLIKKQSWTLNQAVNWFWIPQTCPLSSASWALEPPNSLRYQNIKQPVLSHPFHNVSHLQREGYYEEDLEELLSVCVLVRQGESDGLHTLLEIPLFSHIKLGELLALGAHKSSEFSFPLTMVDGSREDDISMDSFKKESADAITREQGCFRSLFEAERCPAPFICGSHYYCFHCPGTEPVPCSELKSKRLGIGLDDKPVELPLLHPTTLCSHTERAEGGYTKGDTEEEEKLAVMYERLGIELPSFFIKNHDYTMYSKDIEFLNGLMNTKTRGRVLYQLILSLWRLLCLFYYADARLEVLKLTKHMEDRSIKARWRIRGLPFHSVLLRFYRKDKSHLYRSYDAFSTFYIGQDGLIQCHKVEKMMPAQPPVAPRITSLMAGALVALGVQEHRPALNLLPLLLSSLRHSRN
- the c17h6orf136 gene encoding uncharacterized protein C6orf136 homolog isoform X2, whose amino-acid sequence is MAMVSIGAVNWFWIPQTCPLSSASWALEPPNSLRYQNIKQPVLSHPFHNVSHLQREGYYEEDLEELLSVCVLVRQGESDGLHTLLEIPLFSHIKLGELLALGAHKSSEFSFPLTMVDGSREDDISMDSFKKESADAITREQGCFRSLFEAERCPAPFICGSHYYCFHCPGTEPVPCSELKSKRLGIGLDDKPVELPLLHPTTLCSHTERAEGGYTKGDTEEEEKLAVMYERLGIELPSFFIKNHDYTMYSKDIEFLNGLMNTKTRGRVLYQLILSLWRLLCLFYYADARLEVLKLTKHMEDRSIKARWRIRGLPFHSVLLRFYRKDKSHLYRSYDAFSTFYIGQDGLIQCHKVEKMMPAQPPVAPRITSLMAGALVALGVQEHRPALNLLPLLLSSLRHSRN